A genomic window from Spiroplasma helicoides includes:
- a CDS encoding MMB_0454 family protein encodes MYISIERNTRGHLEIEEKVLNKIIELSVKNNTQGLKNVTASISMHHEKTLFIILKMELENKESLSVDEVRLTNIINELMSRTILIKPKNIAFAYTKV; translated from the coding sequence ATGTACATCTCAATTGAACGAAATACAAGAGGTCATCTAGAAATCGAAGAAAAAGTTCTAAACAAGATAATCGAACTTAGTGTTAAAAATAATACACAAGGTTTAAAAAATGTTACAGCCTCAATTAGCATGCATCACGAAAAAACCCTTTTTATTATTTTAAAAATGGAACTTGAAAATAAAGAAAGTTTATCAGTTGATGAAGTTAGACTTACCAATATAATTAATGAACTAATGAGTCGTACAATTTTAATAAAACCCAAAAATATTGCATTTGCTTATACTAAAGTATAA
- the efp gene encoding elongation factor P encodes MLVNDLRPGTTFLYDGNIFVVLDYSFSKSGRQQGKVTVKVKNLRSGARVELTFTGGDKVDKAMVEKKDMQYLYNDGTNCMLMNTETYDQVEIESSKLEWELKFLVEGTMVKMTEYEGEILGVTIPEKMELTVVEAEAAVKGDTSSGAQKKAKVETGLEIQVPLFIKEGEKVVINTTDGKYAGRAS; translated from the coding sequence ATGTTAGTTAATGATTTAAGGCCAGGTACAACCTTTTTATATGATGGGAATATATTTGTAGTTTTAGACTACTCATTTTCAAAATCAGGAAGACAACAAGGTAAAGTAACGGTTAAAGTTAAAAATTTAAGAAGTGGTGCAAGGGTTGAGTTGACTTTTACTGGTGGAGATAAAGTAGATAAAGCTATGGTTGAAAAAAAAGATATGCAATATTTATATAATGATGGAACTAATTGCATGCTTATGAATACCGAAACATATGATCAAGTTGAAATTGAATCTTCAAAATTAGAGTGAGAGTTGAAGTTTTTAGTTGAAGGAACTATGGTTAAAATGACCGAATATGAAGGAGAAATTCTTGGTGTAACAATTCCTGAAAAAATGGAATTAACAGTTGTAGAAGCAGAAGCAGCTGTTAAAGGTGACACATCAAGTGGTGCTCAAAAGAAAGCTAAGGTAGAAACTGGTCTTGAAATACAAGTTCCATTATTTATAAAAGAAGGCGAAAAAGTAGTTATCAACACAACTGATGGTAAATACGCTGGAAGAGCGAGCTAA